The following proteins come from a genomic window of Enterococcus gilvus ATCC BAA-350:
- the trhA gene encoding PAQR family membrane homeostasis protein TrhA — protein METQYNRKYLITNEVLNAVTHGVGVVLSIIGFVFLLGKATSELHYVSFIIYGVSLLLLFLASTLYHSLIFTKAKKVFQVFDHCSIYLLIAGTYTPYCLLYIKGTIGIVLLSVIWLAAIVGIVYKSLTLSKVKSVSKLSTIIYNVMGWAVVIALPSLYHSVGLKGLLLLVAGGVAYTVGSLFYSMKNRRYMHVVWHLFVMLGAMLMFFSIYL, from the coding sequence ATGGAGACACAGTACAACCGAAAATATTTAATCACAAATGAAGTATTAAATGCCGTGACGCATGGAGTGGGCGTCGTTTTGAGCATTATTGGGTTTGTTTTTTTGTTGGGGAAGGCCACTAGCGAGCTGCATTATGTGTCCTTCATTATTTACGGGGTCTCGCTGCTGCTGCTGTTCTTAGCATCGACGTTGTACCACAGTTTGATCTTTACGAAAGCCAAGAAAGTCTTTCAAGTCTTCGATCATTGCTCCATCTATTTATTGATCGCAGGGACCTACACGCCTTACTGCCTGCTCTATATCAAAGGGACGATCGGGATCGTGCTGCTGAGTGTGATCTGGCTGGCGGCGATCGTAGGTATTGTCTACAAAAGCCTGACGCTAAGCAAAGTCAAATCGGTGTCGAAGCTTTCTACTATTATATATAACGTGATGGGGTGGGCCGTCGTGATCGCTCTGCCAAGCCTGTACCACAGTGTCGGGCTGAAGGGGTTATTGCTGCTAGTCGCAGGCGGTGTCGCCTATACCGTAGGGTCGCTTTTCTACAGCATGAAAAACCGCCGGTATATGCACGTGGTCTGGCACTTATTCGTGATGCTGGGTGCGATGCTGATGTTCTTCTCGATCTATCTATAA
- a CDS encoding type I toxin-antitoxin system Fst family toxin, whose protein sequence is MSELTRYLLAPIVMGVIVALFNHWLRGRDP, encoded by the coding sequence GAACTGACCCGCTATCTACTCGCCCCGATCGTCATGGGCGTGATCGTTGCCCTCTTCAACCATTGGCTGAGGGGCCGCGATCCATAA